Within the Fusarium keratoplasticum isolate Fu6.1 chromosome 1, whole genome shotgun sequence genome, the region GCTCGCCCCATCCCCCATTCCTCCTTCGTCGTCCTCTGCTCTTGCTCTCTTTTTATCCAGAGGGCGTCCACACTCGCGGCTGCCCTGGGatctcttccctctcttgCCTTGTCCTGCCAACTCCACTGCACCTCCGCCCTCCGCCGCTCACCCCATCAAACctaccatcatcatcccctcgttttttcttctctcccttGTACGAGGAGGAAAACAAAAAGAACAAAAGTTTGGCTGCGGATACCTTTTCTCGGCTCAAGGTTGATCGTTTGATGTTGACGCAACCGCTGGAATAAAGTGCCTGGCCCTGCATTTGCCGTGCTGCACCCGCTGCGCCAGGCGCCCTGGTCCCTCCGCGAGAGTTTCTGGCCTTGAACGGCCCATGGTACCCGTACGGCAGCCCGAGAGTCAATTCGAGCCAGCCTTCCATCGCTCTGTGTCTGCTGTCGCTCTCCTCCGACCGTAAAGATGGCCGTCATCAATCAGTTGTTGACCGAGGTCACTCACATCGTCGCCCGCGCCGCCGCTCCCGAGGACTCGTCCTCAACCACAAcctccagcgccagcgcccaGACGAGCGAGACCGAAAACCGCGACAACAATAACAGCAATAATGGGTCTAGCTCACCTCTTTTATTCTTTGTTGCCCTCGGCTTCGGTGTCGTGTTTACGAATTTATGGTGAGCTCCGCTTGCGTCCAAATCACATGCACTGTGGCTGGATTGCAAAAGATGCAACGCCACTAACAACTTTTCTCAGGATTATTGTCGGTGTCAAGTACTGCTTCCGATACAACGCTCGGAACCGCGCGATGCGAATGAACGAAGACGGCGAGCCCATCACCCTCGAAAACAtgcctcggcctcatcgtcgacgtcgcgagaagaagttgatgacgatggacGAGGTGAACGACAAGTTCCCCATGATGAAATACAAGACATGGGTCTCCGATCGTGCGAGGGAGGGTCTTCCCACCACTGGCGGCGTTTCGGCTCCCCCGACCCGACCCAACAGCATACGAGAAGCCGATGGAATTGTGCCAGACTTTTCAGCCAAGGAACGCGACTCGACCGATGGACGACCATCTACCAGTGCCGTGGCGAGGGGTGAAGGTGAAGCAACGGGAGCAAACAATACAACCGAGACACCGGCACCTACTACCGCTGCGGCTGTAGTAGCTgacgagaagcccaaggatgagaagcCTAAAGACGAGAAACCAAAGGAAACTACAGCCACCCCTGCCGAGGCTGGCCAGACCTCTACTGAGCAGACAACAAACAACAATCAGCTTCAGCGAATTTCGAGTGAGGATAcggatgatgacgacgaccaCATCGATGGTGCCCTGCCACCCGAGTGTTTGGAGGCCCCCGGTGACACCTGTGCTATTTGCATTGATACactggaggatgatgacgacgttCGTGGACTGACTTGTGGTCACGCCTTCCACGCCGTCTGTCTTGACCCATGGTTGACGAGCCGCCGAGCCTGCTGCCCGCTCTGCAAGGCCGACTACTATGTCCCCAAGCCTCGACCTGTTCCCGAAGCCTCGAACgatgccaacgccaacaacgGATCCAGCTTTGATCCCCGGAACAACCCTCGCTTCAACCTTCCTGCCGCGATTCGCTCTGCTTGGGTTCGGGGTCCTCGTAATGCACAAAACGCAACTCCGACCCCAGAAGCGCCCCAACGCCGGCGATCTGAGGGAAGACCTGAGGGTACAGAGCAGGCCACACAACCTGATCAGACTCAGCAGAGTCCGGAAGCTACTCGGGCGTCAAATGGCGGAGTGCTGTCATCCGTACGCGGCGCCTTCCGCTTcggtcgacgacgacaagagcaGCCTCCTAGTCAGAACAACGGCGCTGCCGAGACTGTAACACCATCACAACTTGAGGCGGCAAATCGTCCCGCGGCTGCTGCTCAATAAACGTGGCTTTCCGTTTTCCATTCTTATTACATAACGACACGATATTTCTCGCTAGCGATGgttttctctcttttttacCCGGCCGTCAAACGCGGGGCACAACCGTCATGAATCTTCTCACTATAAAGCACTCGACTTTTATGACACGGCATGTTTGTTTCAGACCGCATAAGATACACGTGGGACAGCAAGATGGGTATGAGGTAGGTATGTGGATGATTATCCGAGGACGTATAGGGCTTGATGAGCTATATATACCCCTGGTAAGGGCATGCGAGGGACCGCTGGCTTCGCATGCATCGAGGTGGAGGGCAAGGGTCGTGGGGGTATCCTGATTTTATCAAAGGCTTCATGTGTAAGACGGGAGGTATTGTACTTGCATTGGGCTGGAAAATATGGTTTCAGCTGGGAAGGAATGGAGCGGCGGAGTTTGGTGATTATGGGCATCTTCGATAGGCAGATGGTACAATAAGAATTTGTTCCATCTATATTTCTTGAATCCTCGTATCTATCGTGACAAATGATACCGTGACATGTAAACGCCGTTACGAACCAATCACACTGTGCATCAAATTGCTGCAGTGTTAGTACTACAAGTAGGATCCTTTCTGAAATCTGCCTCCAAAATTGGCAGCCTTGTTCATCAGCTCCCTCCTCTGAGCCGTCCCGATTTTCCCGCCTATTGCCATGTCCTTTTCTCTGTCGAAGCCTCGTTTACTCgggtcatcctcctcctcggccttctctCCATCCTTTTCTCTTCGAGCTTGATGCTCAGCGTACAGGCTCTTGCCTCTTTGAGCCTCAATGTTGGCAGATATCTTGCGATTCcgctcctcttcatccttggccaaggccgccTTTGGATCCGTTTCCACCGTCTTGTCGCCGCGCCCGAGTACCGAGTCCTGCAAGCGCTTGAGTTTTTCTTCAGGGGTCTCTGTCCAGATGGAAGACACGGTCGAGGGACCGGACGAAGAGGCTGGCTTGGAGGCGAACTTGCGATTGCGCATCTTTGTTGGGTCGCGCTCGGAGTATCCAGAGGCAGACGGTGGCGCGAGCATCCAGGAATCCCGCTGGGGAGCTGGCTCAGCTGCAGGGAGTTGTGGCCCTATCGTGGGtttgttggcgttggaggcACCGGGGAGAGCAGGGCCGTAGTCATCTTCTGAATCTGAATCTGAGTCGGGGCCAGTATCAGGGCGCGTTGAGAGATCAGCGGGCGGCGGCGCAGGACCGACTGTTCGTTTTGGCGGTGCTGGTCCGGTATCTGAATCGGAACCCGAGTCGAGGTCTATCTCATCTTTGTTGGACGGTGGTAGTGAGGGGCCGATGGAGGCCTTCTGGGGTGCAGGCGCGCTGGGGCCGTAGTCGTCGTCTGAATCGTCGAGGTCGATCTCGTCCTTATTCTTTGCTGGCGACTCGCTTCGACGATGCTTGCTTGGAGGTGAAGCGTCTCTTTCTGGTGTGCGCTTCCGTTTGGACAGATGTGGCGGTAGTTGGGGCCCAATTGAAGACATTTTGGGCTTTTATGTAGAGAAGACTACGTTTCAAGAAACAATCTGTCGCGTCGGGATGGGGTGTAGCATTAAGGATGGAAGCTTCCCATCATGTGGGACTCCCGTCGCGATGGCATGCCACCCCCAGAAAGACGTCACAGCGCAGGTGGTCCGGAGAATCACCGGCCCGCTCCAGGCGTTTCTCTAGGCTGTCTGGCTGCCTGTTCGGCTGCGCCGCGACCTACCAACCTCCACTGTTAAGGCACCAAAACGGGGCTTGCATGCGAATTACGAACTACGTAGCTCGACATAGCTCCAACTTGCGCACGTCTTGGGAAATCGAGGCTTTTGAGCGAATACGTCCGAGCAGCTGTTGCATGAAAACGACAGAAGCAGCCGGTTAATCATTTCTCTCCTCAGCTCAACGTACGAGAGCTGGGAAGCCACTGCGTTGCCCCTCCGACACGAACCCTCGAACGAGCTCCATACCTACCTCACCACCCACCCACTCCTGCGTCGTCGCAATCACAGCCACCCAGCAGCTTTCCCCCTACGCAGGCCATGACCTCGACGCGGTAGTGTTTGCGCATGCAGTGATGGAAGCCACGGAGCAATGGCCGATCCAGAAGATTTGTCTCTTGCGGGAGACGTGGGCTCGGACAATGGCGACACGATAAACGATGCGCcggaggaggctggtgttggtgttggtggtggtgctgttgGTTCACTCGactcggacgacgacgagccagATCATCATCCAGCACCAGTCGCCATAGGGAACGGATCCGTGACGAATCGATACCGTGAGATtatgcagcagcagcatcaggaTGGTTCGGATGTGAGCTCTCTCGGTGGGAGCTCCTTTCATGGGCTTCCGAAGCGAGCCGGGAGTCCGATCGACTCGGTCTTATCGGGACCTGATGATACTCCATCGATCCAGGTGGGAATGATTTCGTCCTTGCTCGTTCAGGCTCATCTAACACGCATAGGGTTCCTTTATCTCTTCACCCGGCAGCAGTATTCTCCCATCTGTAGCCTCGCGCCCCGGCTTGAGTAGTCCCTCGCCTTCATTCAGACCGTTCGACCGTCGATTCCAATCCCGTATCTCCTCATCCGCCAACCACACTCCTCGCTCCTCATCGCCTGGCTTCCCCTTTCTTTCCAGCCACAGCCGTAATGTCTCTCTTAGCTCTCAATTCCTCCTCGACCAAGCCGACCTCGAAACACCAACGCCACCATGGGAGGTGGTGCGCTGGACTAGGCTGCGGAAGCTGAACAGCCATGCGTTTTCTGAAGCGGGAAAGCGAAACTTTGGGTCGCCGACGTGCCTTGCTGTGTCGGCGACGATAGTGTTGGGAACGTCCAAGGGAATAATACTTGTGTTTGATTATAACCAAAACTTGAAAATGATCATTGGCCCAGGAACTAAAGGTTAGTTCCAATGCGTGCTGGTGGACGAGATACTGACATGATATAGCCGTCGAGTCTGGGCCGATCACCGCCATCGCGATCTCCGCTGACCACACCACGATTGCCGGAGGACATGCAAATGGAAACATCTTTACCTGGGATACGAGTCGCGCATCGAGGCCGTTCTTGACTATCCCGCACTTGGACCCTTCGCATCTCACCAACCGCACGGCTGATGGCCATATGCCTGGTGTCTCAGTCACACACCTTGGCTTCCTAGGAACTCGGCACACGGCTCTTGTCTCAGCTGATGATCGTGGCATGGCGTTCTCGCATTTGGCGACTCGAGGAACGGGTGCACTTGGACGGACTGTCAAGACGCACAGGATTCTCGGCCGCTACCCAGATGCGCCAACTCCTGCTGGGAAAACAGTCAAGCCCAGCACTGTCCTCGCCTTTGCGCCTCTGCCCCTGGGCAACGTCGAGTGCTCGACTGATACGCTGGGTTTGACGGCTATGTTGACGCCTTATCTTCTGGTCATTGTCTCGACCACCCCTGTGGCCCAAACCCAGCACAAGTCGGCACGTCCCAAAGATGTTCCGCCACATAGTGCTATGACGGGCTGCTTGGCCTGGTTCCCGGCGGTGAAGCTCAAGGTTCCAGACCCTCACACTGGAAGCGACATTTCCAAGGTGAAGCTCGCTTATTGTTGGTCGAACATCCTGACGGTACTGGATGTCGACGAATATCCCCGTGAAGATAAGGACCAGCCTGCCTCGTACAGGTTCAAGGCGCGAAGTCGATGGAAGTGCGAGGAGGCGATCGTTGCTGTGCAATGGCTAAGCCGGTCAGTGCTTGCAGTTCTAACCATCTCACAGAGGATGATTGTTCTTGAGGACAGGAGTATGCGCATGACAGAGGCTTTTGACCTGCTGCAAAAGTACATTTACCACACCGACCTGTTCTCAAAGCAGCTGCATACTCTCGTCGAGCAGCTGGATGAAAACGACTCGACCATGCATGGAGTTGTTGCTGATGCGTTCTACATGAGCTTCAAGGCATACAAGGGGAGGATATTCACCCTCGGCTTCAACGAAGTGTCAATTGGTGCACTCTCAAACTGGGCGGACCGGCTCAttgccatgatggagaaTGGTGACTATGTTGGTGCCATTCAACTGGCCACCTCATACTATACTGGCGACGCCGACAAGCTCACAGTGGGATTGCCTGAGGACCCCGTGTTGCGCCATTCCATGGTTCGAGACAAGATCATGGAGATCATCAGTGCTTCATTGAAATACGCCTTTGCACAACGTCCAAAGAATCCTGAGACGTATAACGACGAGCATATGAAGCAGCTGGCAGAGACGTGTTTCGCCGCCTGTCAGAGCATTGACAACACAGACTATCTCTTCGAGGACATGTACGATTGGTacgacgacgccgacatTGGCGGCATCTTCCTCGAGTGCCTTGAACCCTGCATCCTTGAAAAAACCATCTCGATTGTGCCTCCCGCGGTGGTCAAAGATATGGTTTCACACTATGTTAGTCGAGGATGGGAGAGTAGGCTTGAGGAGATGATCTGCCATATGGAGACGGCAACGCTTGATCTGGATCAGATTACTCTCTTGTGCAAGCAGCACAGCTTGTACGATGCCCTCATCTACGTCTGGAACCAGGCCCTCGGCGACTACATCACTCCTATGATCGATCTCCTTACTCTGTTGATACCGCTTATGGTGGATGGAGACTTTGCAGCGAGTAACCCGGCGGATGATTTTTTCAGTATCAACGCCTTCAAAATGTTCCCTTACCTCTCTTACACTCTAACTGGGAGAGTGTATCCGAACGAGGAGCCTATGAGCGACGAGGTGGCGATCAAGGCAAAGGCTGAGATTTACTGGTTTCTTTTCTCGGGAAGAACCGTCACTTGGCCCAGAGGTAGCGGACAAGAGTTCCGTACCATCCCCAACGCTGACTCGCAGCCTTCGTTCCCATATCTTCGCATGATCCTGAAGCTTGACGCGCCCAGTTTCTTGAGTTCGTTGAACGAAGCATTCGAGGATCCATTCCTGAATGACTCGAATGACATGTACATGAATGGGGGGTCCAAGGATCTGCCCGAGGAGCTGATCTTTGGGCAGACCATAAACCGACAGTACGTTCTGTCGATTCTCCTGGATGTCATGAACCCTGATGACTTTGCTCCGGAGGATACCATTTATCTCGACATGTTCATTGCACGAAATCTCCCCAAGTTTCCCCAATACCTCCTATTCTCGGGCACGACCCTCTCACGCGTACTTACTGGGCTCTGCAATTATCCCGGGCATGACCTGGCGGAGGATGCGCAGCTCAGCGCCGAGTATCTTCTATCCGTCTATCATCCATCAGATATGCCGGATCTGATGCCATTGTTCAAGAAGGCGGGATTCTATCGCATTTTGAAGCGCATCTACAAGACCGACAAGCAATACGGCAAGCTTGTTCAGACTTATTTCGAGGATCCGGAAGAGCAGGAGTTGGTGTTTGAATGCCTCGCGGATTGCCTGCGGCCCCAAGCGGGTTTGAGCGCCCGCCAGGTCAACGATGTTCTCGCTATTGTCAAGGAGCATGCTCGAGATCTCCTAGAACTCGGCGCCGAGGATGCAGCAAAAACCTTTGTCGCCCAAGAACTGGAGCTTCATCAACACATCCTCGATTCGGCAGAAGACGCGAAAGACTTGCAGCATACGTATCTGAAGACCCTGTTGGAGCCTGAGGAGGCAGCGCCAGAAGACAAAGCGACAGCGGCGCGTGACCTTGTCGAGCGCTATGTTCAGCTAATGTGCAAGTTTGAACCGGCTCATGTGTCAGACTATGTCGGCCTGGTGCAGTCCACCAACTTGAGGCTGGAGAAACTACTCCCGACGATGGAGGAAACGGGCGTGATTGACGCAGCTGTTGTGTTGATGGCCCGCGAGggccaggtcaaggatgCTATGGAGCGACTGGTCAAGCACCTTGGAACTCTGGAATCGGCCATGCAGGGCCTCTTGGCCGGCGCCGCAGACCAAGACAATGGGCAAGCTCTTGGATACGCTGCAGAGGATTTGCTGCAAGGTCTCCAGAAGTATGTGCACGTCGGTATCTGGCTGTGTCAAGGCCAGACCAAGTCTTCGTCGAAAAAGACAAAGGTGGTGCAGAAGGCGAAAGCTCCAAAGTCGGCAATCGAGGCACTGTCGGCTGACGAGGCCCTTTGGCTGAGTCTGATCGACGCTTGTGTTCagatcaccaagaagctATCTCCAGCAATCAGCTCTGCCGCAGACCTCACCAGCAGTGACGACAGTtttgacgaggagaagctggttGCCCTCCTCCGCTCGCTCGTTCAGCACACGTTCACGTCGCTGCTTACCGCAACTTCTAGTCAGAACACGTCTCAGCCAGGGTCCAAACTCTTGTCGAATGCGGGATCCAACCTGTCCTTTCTCCGCATTCTCCGGGCCTTCTTGACACAAGCGGCTGCTTCGTCGCCGAACCTAGCTGACCTTCGAGCCGTCCTCGGGTCCATATTCTCAGCGTACGCATATGAGGAGTCAATTCTCGGGCTGTCAAATCGCCTTCTCGAGCGCAGTCTGTTTGTCAATGTCAAGGAATCAGTTGAGCTTCGGCAGCGAGGTTGGCGACCCAGGGGATCCACGTGCGAAGCGTGCCACCGAAGAGTCTGGGGTCCTGGAGTTGCTGGCGCGGCGGTATTTGAGGCGTGGGAAGACAAACAAGCGATTGAAGAGGAAAGGAGGAAAGAGAGGCAGGCTGACGCGGCAGAGCGAGCCAAGGGTAATGCTGGAGAATCAGACCCCAGGTCTAAGGGCAAGGGAGTCGACATGAGACCGTCGAGCATGCTTATCGAAGCAAGCAGCGGCGCCGTGAGCGGCACTAAGGACAAGCCGATGGGGCCACTGGTGGTGCTGGCGTGTCGGCATGTCTACCATCAGAGCTGCCTGGACGAGCTGCAGGAGCGTCAGGAGAATGGAGTTGttgggagggagagggagtATAGATGCCCGATTGATGGGTGAATTCGGGGTTTTTAAGAGGAGGCTCTTGTACAATCTATATGGCATAGAGACCCAAAGAGATGGATTAATGATGATGAATTCCTTCGATATATAGTAGGATGATTGCATGAATGATGTGGATCTGATGATCATGCTGGTGAGTTGGACATTATGCGTTGATGGTAGAACGTTGCTGTGAGAGGCCACGTTGAGAAGGTTGGGTAGTATGCATAAATTAAGCGTATGATTGGCTTGTAAAGTAACATTGACTTTAACTAAGACAACATAGGCCGCTAAAGTCAGGAAAGTATGAGAGAAACGTTTGAAAGCTTCCAGTTCGGTGAACTCAGGGTAGTGCAGATAAGCTTCCGGGGAGGCGTAGTGCAGGTGGCGTACCTGCGCTAAGCTAGGATGCACATAGCGGATGTACCCGGTATTTGAGGTGCAGTGGCCTCAATTGGATCAACGTCACAAGCTGAGATCGCATCTTTTTAAACCTTGCATCGCAGATTCCACGTTGCGGCCGCCAGCATGTCCCTCAGCTCCGACGAAGAGGACGAGATCCTCGGCGACAACCAGAGCGCCAGCTCGTCCGGCGAAGACTCTCCCCCGCGGCAACTATCGCAGAATCTGTTTGCGCCGCCTTTCTACGGTCGCCCTCCTACGCCTCTCCCCCCTTCGCCATCGCTCACATCCCTCCTACGACCGTCGCGACCTACGACTCCAGATGCATCCGATGACGACGCAATGGCGCCTGTGCCGCGCGCGGCGCCGAAAGTACCGACGTACGAATACTACGGCTTTGTGCTGTACCTCTTCAGTAGCTTGACGTTCCTCATCTACCTACTCTGGGGCTACCTCCCATCGCCATTCCTGCACGCCTTGGGCATATACTACTATCCGAATCGATGGTGGGCGCTGGCGATCCCAGCCTTTATCGTCATGACGGTCGTATACATCTACGTCGCATTGGCAGCCTATAACACCGAGATGCTGACAGAGCCGCTCTCGAGCGTCGAGACCATTGTCGACGGCGCGGGCAAGCTGGCAGAGATTGACGCCAAGGGGAGACTGCGCGGGGGGAGGAATCGTGAGCGCAAGGTCGAGGGGAACGGGAAGCTGCGGTGGCGCGAGATCTGGAGCGAGGGGACGGACGCCGTCATGGATATCCCATTGGCTGGTGTCTGCGAGGTGCTGTatggggaggggagggaggaggatgaggaatATGCATACGAGGACCAGTCATGATTATGGTCAACTCGGCAACTGCAGCGATATGTGTTTACGGTACTTCTACTAGTTGCATGATCAAGAATAGAGGCTTCAAGAATAGAGAAGCTATTCCAGTCACTCCGTGCCAGAGAATTGCAGGTACACTGTAGGCGGAATATGCCCCACTAATGTTTATTTCATGACTTCCTAGGAAGTCAAAGAGAATCATTTCATCCATCAACTGGTGAAGCATTTATCAAATCTGCCCAAGCTTAAGGAAATGTCATGTCAAACATTTCCTTCTGAGCCTTTGCCAAACCATGTCGTATCATCCCATGGGGAAATGCTCATGTTGGCTGAAATCCCTAAGGCTTAATTGGGACATGTGTTTTGTTGAGCTGGAGAAAAATGCGACATGTTCAACAATTGCCTTGTCAGGATTTCTGGCATTCTGAAGTTCTCTTTCTAATCTTATGTTATAAGAATGCCATAATTCACAAGTTTGAGCAGTGTTCCAATCGTTGTTAGTGACTGGATGAGTGTTTTGGATTTGGCTTCCATCTGAATTTAGGGCATCCTGGCATTATGCCACTAAAATTGGACGCAACTGAATGAGCTAAGTTTGCCCATAGCAACTCCGAATTGACTTGAAAATTTTCTCACAAGGTcaatcaattgatcaattacTTGGAATTGCCCATGCATCGTCTGCTTTGGTTTATTACCACTAATGAAGTGGGTGAGAATGTGCTACAGATAACACTTACACATTGGTGTTGGTCTCGCTGAGAGCAATTTATATAGATGGCCGCCAGCGAAAGCACTGAAACATACTGTCACTAAGTATAAAGAAACGCAAGTTTAACatataagaaaaaaactAGTATTGACATGGTATCTCTTTAATGATGAGAAGTCGGCCACAGGGTGGACGATCTGGTTTGACATTGATGTAAACTTCTATCTAAAGTCTAGGATCACCTTATTCTTCCATGCCTAGGAACGACGGTACTAATTGAGATCTGTGCTAGGTGCTTCTTACCTAAGTCTATCATCCATTTGTCTAAAAAGTCATCCTAGTTAATAAAAGGTATTAGAGATACTAGTAAATGGGTTTCTAGACGTATTTCTCTAACCTCTAGGTTAGGAGTAGGAAGCAGGTTTAGTTCTATAGGGCAAAAACATTTACGCACCTAAGTGCATGTCTTTTTTTCCGGGGCGGTTATAATCCGATTGTGCAGACCTCCCAGtacatacgaccatacccactggagaactcgggatcccgtccgctctcccatagataagccagtgaggggcggattagtagttgggtcggtgacgaccagcgaatccccgctgttgtatgtttttttgCATCTTGGTTTTCTTTTTGCTTTATTATACTTCAAACTTTGCTTTTAAACATCATAGCT harbors:
- a CDS encoding RING-type domain-containing protein, which encodes MAVINQLLTEVTHIVARAAAPEDSSSTTTSSASAQTSETENRDNNNSNNGSSSPLLFFVALGFGVVFTNLWIIVGVKYCFRYNARNRAMRMNEDGEPITLENMPRPHRRRREKKLMTMDEVNDKFPMMKYKTWVSDRAREGLPTTGGVSAPPTRPNSIREADGIVPDFSAKERDSTDGRPSTSAVARGEGEATGANNTTETPAPTTAAAVVADEKPKDEKPKDEKPKETTATPAEAGQTSTEQTTNNNQLQRISSEDTDDDDDHIDGALPPECLEAPGDTCAICIDTLEDDDDVRGLTCGHAFHAVCLDPWLTSRRACCPLCKADYYVPKPRPVPEASNDANANNGSSFDPRNNPRFNLPAAIRSAWVRGPRNAQNATPTPEAPQRRRSEGRPEGTEQATQPDQTQQSPEATRASNGGVLSSVRGAFRFGRRRQEQPPSQNNGAAETVTPSQLEAANRPAAAAQ
- a CDS encoding DUF3752 domain-containing protein, with the translated sequence MSSIGPQLPPHLSKRKRTPERDASPPSKHRRSESPAKNKDEIDLDDSDDDYGPSAPAPQKASIGPSLPPSNKDEIDLDSGSDSDTGPAPPKRTVGPAPPPADLSTRPDTGPDSDSDSEDDYGPALPGASNANKPTIGPQLPAAEPAPQRDSWMLAPPSASGYSERDPTKMRNRKFASKPASSSGPSTVSSIWTETPEEKLKRLQDSVLGRGDKTVETDPKAALAKDEEERNRKISANIEAQRGKSLYAEHQARREKDGEKAEEEDDPSKRGFDREKDMAIGGKIGTAQRRELMNKAANFGGRFQKGSYL
- a CDS encoding Vps8 domain-containing protein; protein product: MADPEDLSLAGDVGSDNGDTINDAPEEAGVGVGGGAVGSLDSDDDEPDHHPAPVAIGNGSVTNRYREIMQQQHQDGSDVSSLGGSSFHGLPKRAGSPIDSVLSGPDDTPSIQGSFISSPGSSILPSVASRPGLSSPSPSFRPFDRRFQSRISSSANHTPRSSSPGFPFLSSHSRNVSLSSQFLLDQADLETPTPPWEVVRWTRLRKLNSHAFSEAGKRNFGSPTCLAVSATIVLGTSKGIILVFDYNQNLKMIIGPGTKAVESGPITAIAISADHTTIAGGHANGNIFTWDTSRASRPFLTIPHLDPSHLTNRTADGHMPGVSVTHLGFLGTRHTALVSADDRGMAFSHLATRGTGALGRTVKTHRILGRYPDAPTPAGKTVKPSTVLAFAPLPLGNVECSTDTLGLTAMLTPYLLVIVSTTPVAQTQHKSARPKDVPPHSAMTGCLAWFPAVKLKVPDPHTGSDISKVKLAYCWSNILTVLDVDEYPREDKDQPASYRFKARSRWKCEEAIVAVQWLSRSVLAVLTISQRMIVLEDRSMRMTEAFDLLQKYIYHTDLFSKQLHTLVEQLDENDSTMHGVVADAFYMSFKAYKGRIFTLGFNEVSIGALSNWADRLIAMMENGDYVGAIQLATSYYTGDADKLTVGLPEDPVLRHSMVRDKIMEIISASLKYAFAQRPKNPETYNDEHMKQLAETCFAACQSIDNTDYLFEDMYDWYDDADIGGIFLECLEPCILEKTISIVPPAVVKDMVSHYVSRGWESRLEEMICHMETATLDLDQITLLCKQHSLYDALIYVWNQALGDYITPMIDLLTLLIPLMVDGDFAASNPADDFFSINAFKMFPYLSYTLTGRVYPNEEPMSDEVAIKAKAEIYWFLFSGRTVTWPRGSGQEFRTIPNADSQPSFPYLRMILKLDAPSFLSSLNEAFEDPFLNDSNDMYMNGGSKDLPEELIFGQTINRQYVLSILLDVMNPDDFAPEDTIYLDMFIARNLPKFPQYLLFSGTTLSRVLTGLCNYPGHDLAEDAQLSAEYLLSVYHPSDMPDLMPLFKKAGFYRILKRIYKTDKQYGKLVQTYFEDPEEQELVFECLADCLRPQAGLSARQVNDVLAIVKEHARDLLELGAEDAAKTFVAQELELHQHILDSAEDAKDLQHTYLKTLLEPEEAAPEDKATAARDLVERYVQLMCKFEPAHVSDYVGLVQSTNLRLEKLLPTMEETGVIDAAVVLMAREGQVKDAMERLVKHLGTLESAMQGLLAGAADQDNGQALGYAAEDLLQGLQKYVHVGIWLCQGQTKSSSKKTKVVQKAKAPKSAIEALSADEALWLSLIDACVQITKKLSPAISSAADLTSSDDSFDEEKLVALLRSLVQHTFTSLLTATSSQNTSQPGSKLLSNAGSNLSFLRILRAFLTQAAASSPNLADLRAVLGSIFSAYAYEESILGLSNRLLERSLFVNVKESVELRQRGWRPRGSTCEACHRRVWGPGVAGAAVFEAWEDKQAIEEERRKERQADAAERAKGNAGESDPRSKGKGVDMRPSSMLIEASSGAVSGTKDKPMGPLVVLACRHVYHQSCLDELQERQENGVVGREREYRCPIDG
- a CDS encoding PIG-P domain-containing protein, with translation MRETFESFQFGELRVVQISFRGGVVQVAFHVAAASMSLSSDEEDEILGDNQSASSSGEDSPPRQLSQNLFAPPFYGRPPTPLPPSPSLTSLLRPSRPTTPDASDDDAMAPVPRAAPKVPTYEYYGFVLYLFSSLTFLIYLLWGYLPSPFLHALGIYYYPNRWWALAIPAFIVMTVVYIYVALAAYNTEMLTEPLSSVETIVDGAGKLAEIDAKGRLRGGRNRERKVEGNGKLRWREIWSEGTDAVMDIPLAGVCEVLYGEGREEDEEYAYEDQS